The following are encoded together in the Humulus lupulus chromosome 5, drHumLupu1.1, whole genome shotgun sequence genome:
- the LOC133777469 gene encoding uncharacterized protein LOC133777469, translating to MSQEFQSTAHSGVGSHILLDHSVQAVCSLCQKILSHDNEAAGDLETIGICGDCKFLFSEDLDTPSRESRRRRLPRRRRTRYSSSESSENTFSQQFSQVINLVRQNESTISAYEDLPVEGDPTGRLLQHPSSRITPMGSRRCRRVLIPSDTKSEDSDNVDSLFADSESNVSFGWHKAFQGDSDAISCSTYGGDSDASVDLHGFLDSEMFTQPIEGGEFDSDTDIDPMHVGLNNWNSDDLGSEGEAEDEEGDGEWEEVHAEEDMIPPTDARSHIRNFSYSSRSGQMGRSSESDDTMHWENREGNQTYTHNIFANSEQAWMADVGESTNYLDARVLEEFLQHLVEDDNSRLGVPPREVSFVNSLPRVIINEEHEKQLDGLACAICKDMLAIGVEVNQLPCKHLYHPSCILPWLRSRNSCPLCRYELPIDDKDYEEGKCNTTSRVEISTHHLNVTEDSFSSSSSDRAEEELEFNEGRLEQRGLQDVEPEANSSRKQSGRRRWFFLAAAPVVGLVGIVLVLWLGNLGTERRGFSTALRPLPQQSQQNLQINGSLSNGRENRSRRWWSLF from the coding sequence ATGTCACAGGAGTTTCAGTCCACAGCCCATAGTGGTGTGGGCAGTCATATATTGCTTGACCATTCCGTTCAGGCAGTATGTTCTTTATGCCAAAAGATCCTTTCACATGATAATGAGGCAGCTGGTGATCTTGAAACGATTGGCATTTGTGGTGACTGTAAATTTTTGTTTTCTGAAGATCTGGATACCCCATCACGTGAATCTCGTCGAAGGAGACTACCACGCCGAAGAAGAACCAGGTATAGCAGTAGTGAGTCCTCAGAAAATACTTTTTCCCAACAATTCTCACAGGTGATCAATCTGGTGAGGCAAAATGAGTCGACTATCTCTGCATATGAGGATTTGCCAGTAGAAGGTGATCCTACCGGTAGGTTATTGCAGCACCCGAGTTCCCGGATTACTCCAATGGGGTCTAGAAGATGTAGGCGGGTGCTCATTCCCTCTGATACGAAAAGCGAAGATTCCGATAATGTGGATTCTTTATTTGCTGATAGTGAATCTAATGTCAGTTTTGGCTGGCACAAGGCATTCCAAGGTGACAGTGATGCCATTTCTTGTAGCACTTATGGAGGAGACTCTGATGCTTCAGTAGATCTCCATGGTTTTCTGGACTCAGAGATGTTTACTCAACCAATTGAAGGTGGTGAGTTTGACAGTGATACTGACATTGATCCAATGCATGTTGGGCTTAACAATTGGAACTCTGATGATCTAGGAAGTGAAGGAGAAGCAGAAGATGAAGAAGGTGATGGTGAATGGGAAGAAGTCCATGCTGAGGAAGACATGATTCCACCTACAGATGCCAGATCTCATATAAGGAACTTTTCATATTCTAGTCGAAGTGGACAAATGGGTCGTTCTTCTGAATCCGATGATACTATGCATTGGGAAAATAGGGAAGGCAATCAAACATATACCCATAACATCTTTGCAAACTCAGAACAAGCTTGGATGGCTGACGTTGGAGAGTCTACAAATTATCTTGATGCGAGAGTCTTGGAAGAATTCCTTCAGCATCTGGTTGAGGATGACAACTCAAGACTTGGAGTGCCTCCTAGAGAGGTATCTTTTGTGAATAGTCTACCTCGTGTGATCATTAATGAGGAACATGAGAAGCAGCTTGATGGCTTAGCTTGTGCAATTTGCAAGGATATGCTAGCCATTGGTGTTGAGGTGAATCAACTTCCCTGCAAACACCTTTATCACCCTTCATGTATATTGCCATGGTTGCGTTCTCGAAACTCATGCCCCCTTTGTAGATATGAGCTGCCAATTGATGATAAAGATTATGAAGAGGGGAAGTGTAACACTACGAGTAGAGTGGAGATCAGCACTCACCATCTGAATGTGACAGAGGACAGTTTCTCTAGCTCCTCATCTGACAGGGCAGAGGAAGAGCTCGAATTTAATGAAGGTAGATTAGAGCAGAGAGGGCTGCAGGATGTGGAACCAGAAGCAAATAGCTCCAGAAAGCAGAGTGGTAGGAGAAGATGGTTTTTTCTTGCAGCAGCTCCAGTTGTCGGTCTTGTGGGCATTGTTCTTGTCTTGTGGTTAGGAAACCTTGGAACAGAAAGAAGAGGATTTTCCACCGCCCTCCGGCCCCTCCCCCAACAAAGCCAACAAAATCTTCAAATTAATGGCTCCTTATCCAACGGAAGGGAGAATAGGAGCAGGAGATGGTGGTCACTGTtctaa